One Coleofasciculus sp. FACHB-T130 genomic region harbors:
- a CDS encoding alpha/beta fold hydrolase: MPNLSYTPPWLLRNGLSMTLYTALRAGREWEKMTVDPEPSYQETTFTGAGDVPIYGWVAIPDRPHGTIVGTYGITGDLENQWFLRLLGRKAFAQGYAVVLFDWRAHGKTAQLSPTLTSDGLYEGEDFVCIAAQAKAMGCPAPFWFTGYSLGGQLALWAVKASQELLSGKSQELGLQEREIGGAAVICPSLDSNRSLSYLVKHPLGKYLEQAIARELKRLAWRVHHAHPEAIDPAAIEQANSIWGFDNELVIGRLGFPSVEAYYDASSALHLLPHLKKPTLILYAADDPMFDPSIVPELQAASDRNPDITLVLTQYGGHVGYISSQECQRQTGDPDPWWAWNRILEWCKEIKN, from the coding sequence ATGCCGAATTTGTCCTATACACCGCCTTGGTTGCTGAGAAATGGTCTGTCAATGACCTTATATACTGCTTTGCGGGCAGGGCGCGAATGGGAGAAGATGACTGTAGATCCGGAGCCAAGTTACCAGGAGACAACTTTTACAGGTGCCGGAGACGTGCCGATTTATGGATGGGTTGCTATCCCCGATCGCCCTCACGGTACGATTGTGGGGACTTATGGCATTACCGGCGATTTGGAGAATCAATGGTTTCTGAGACTGTTGGGGCGCAAGGCATTTGCACAAGGTTATGCAGTAGTGCTATTTGATTGGCGTGCCCACGGGAAAACCGCTCAGTTGTCTCCGACCTTGACTTCTGATGGCTTGTACGAGGGAGAAGATTTTGTCTGCATTGCTGCCCAAGCTAAGGCGATGGGTTGTCCTGCACCGTTCTGGTTCACGGGTTACTCGTTGGGAGGGCAACTGGCGCTATGGGCGGTGAAAGCGTCACAGGAGTTGTTAAGCGGGAAAAGTCAGGAACTAGGGTTGCAGGAAAGGGAGATTGGCGGGGCTGCGGTGATTTGTCCTAGCCTGGATTCTAACCGTTCCCTATCCTATTTGGTGAAACACCCGTTGGGTAAGTATTTAGAACAAGCGATCGCGCGAGAATTGAAAAGACTGGCTTGGCGCGTTCATCATGCTCATCCTGAAGCCATCGATCCCGCAGCGATTGAGCAGGCTAACAGCATTTGGGGCTTTGATAATGAATTGGTAATCGGGCGATTGGGCTTTCCATCCGTCGAAGCGTATTATGACGCTAGTAGTGCCCTACACCTGTTACCTCACCTGAAAAAACCGACTCTAATTCTGTACGCCGCTGACGATCCGATGTTTGACCCTTCAATTGTGCCTGAGTTGCAAGCGGCTAGCGATCGCAATCCTGACATTACTTTAGTACTGACGCAATATGGCGGTCATGTTGGGTACATCAGTAGTCAGGAATGTCAGCGTCAAACCGGAGATCCCGATCCTTGGTGGGCGTGGAATCGAATTTTAGAATGGTGCAAGGAAATTAAAAATTAA
- a CDS encoding PrsW family glutamic-type intramembrane protease has protein sequence MTGQSYTSGFLRLLSTGAAGTPLPPYLLPLDREVVIGREPSCQIVLDSNQHGVVSRRHAAIRPLTQSGVASSWQICDLNSANGTYVNGRRLQGCQMLHAGDRIELGQNGTEFIFEFQTPSIRTQLSSQPFAPAQPSQPEGVTFTQLFPIFSTGRDLTKKAYLVPGMVTVGFVVLMFAAVGESVVFNLLLAAYLAWAAYYFVYQLCGKHKPWWVLLGSAVTTALILVSPVLLAFIYVFRRVLPGDVEAVLRGSEQVSLIDFPGLLIRMFFGAGLMEELLKALPVLGLYLIGRGFRSPLRDRIGVWEPLDGILLGTASAVGFTLLETLGQYIPQIIQNVTLQAGEGAGELVGLQLLIPRILGSVAGHMAYSGYLGYFIGLSALKPKKRWTILLIGYLTASGLHALWNATGAVSGLLLAVVGIISYAFLTAAILKARALSPTRNSNFATRFTAPP, from the coding sequence ATGACAGGCCAGAGCTACACAAGTGGGTTTCTCCGGCTGCTTTCTACTGGTGCTGCTGGTACGCCGCTGCCCCCATACTTGCTTCCGCTCGATCGGGAGGTCGTGATTGGGCGCGAACCCAGTTGTCAAATTGTGTTGGATTCTAACCAACATGGTGTTGTATCCAGGCGTCATGCGGCAATCCGTCCCCTTACTCAGTCGGGAGTAGCATCCAGTTGGCAAATTTGCGACCTCAACAGTGCCAATGGTACCTACGTGAACGGGAGACGCTTACAGGGATGTCAAATGTTGCACGCAGGCGATCGCATTGAGTTGGGACAAAACGGCACAGAGTTTATTTTTGAGTTTCAAACTCCCTCAATCAGAACTCAACTGTCGTCTCAGCCATTCGCACCAGCGCAGCCATCCCAGCCGGAAGGAGTGACATTTACCCAGTTATTTCCGATTTTTTCCACCGGACGAGATTTAACGAAAAAAGCTTATCTAGTACCGGGGATGGTCACAGTCGGATTTGTGGTCTTGATGTTTGCCGCTGTCGGTGAGTCAGTGGTATTCAATCTGTTACTGGCAGCTTATCTGGCTTGGGCAGCTTATTACTTTGTCTACCAACTTTGCGGCAAGCATAAGCCTTGGTGGGTACTCCTGGGTTCAGCGGTCACAACCGCCTTGATTTTGGTGAGTCCTGTCTTGCTGGCTTTCATCTATGTTTTTCGCCGTGTTTTGCCCGGAGACGTAGAAGCAGTACTCCGAGGTTCGGAACAGGTGAGTTTGATCGACTTTCCCGGTTTGTTGATCCGAATGTTTTTCGGGGCAGGATTAATGGAGGAGTTGCTCAAGGCGTTGCCAGTGCTGGGATTGTATTTAATTGGGCGAGGATTTCGCTCTCCCTTGCGCGATCGCATTGGCGTCTGGGAACCCCTGGATGGAATCCTGCTGGGAACCGCCTCAGCAGTTGGCTTCACCCTGTTGGAAACACTGGGTCAATACATCCCCCAGATTATCCAAAATGTGACACTACAAGCTGGAGAAGGTGCTGGAGAATTGGTGGGATTGCAACTCCTGATTCCCCGAATTTTAGGATCGGTGGCAGGACACATGGCTTACAGCGGCTATCTAGGCTATTTCATTGGGCTGAGTGCCCTAAAACCCAAGAAGCGCTGGACAATTTTGCTGATTGGTTATCTGACAGCATCAGGACTCCATGCGTTGTGGAACGCTACAGGCGCTGTCAGCGGCTTGTTGTTGGCGGTGGTGGGAATCATTTCCTATGCCTTTTTGACCGCAGCAATTCTCAAAGCGCGGGCTTTATCTCCAACGCGAAATTCAAATTTTGCCACCCGTTTTACTGCCCCGCCATAG
- the def gene encoding peptide deformylase: MTTEVAVEKKKLEKPPLEIHYMGDRVLRQPAKRIAKVDQEIRQLIREMLQTMYSADGIGLAAPQVAVQKQLIVIDTEPDNAANQPLVLINPTIKKFGRDLCMFQEGCLSIPGVYIDVKRPEMVEVAFKDEQGRPRTMKATGLLSRAIQHEMDHLNGVLFVDRVENAIALNEELKKHGFSAQAVKPVA, translated from the coding sequence ATGACGACTGAAGTTGCCGTCGAAAAGAAAAAGTTAGAAAAACCGCCATTAGAAATTCACTATATGGGCGATCGCGTCCTGCGTCAGCCAGCTAAACGTATTGCCAAGGTAGACCAGGAAATCCGGCAGCTGATTCGGGAGATGCTGCAAACCATGTACAGCGCAGATGGCATCGGTTTGGCAGCGCCTCAAGTGGCAGTGCAAAAACAGCTGATTGTCATTGACACCGAACCGGATAACGCTGCTAATCAGCCTTTAGTGTTGATTAACCCGACTATCAAGAAATTCGGGCGCGACTTGTGTATGTTTCAAGAAGGCTGTCTTTCTATTCCTGGCGTTTATATCGACGTGAAGCGCCCGGAAATGGTGGAAGTGGCTTTTAAAGACGAACAGGGCCGCCCCCGCACCATGAAGGCGACTGGGCTACTCTCCCGTGCCATTCAGCACGAGATGGATCACCTCAATGGCGTGCTGTTTGTGGATCGGGTGGAAAATGCGATCGCTTTGAATGAGGAGCTGAAAAAGCATGGCTTCTCTGCTCAAGCTGTCAAGCCAGTAGCTTAA
- a CDS encoding GNAT family N-acetyltransferase, producing MNQYRFKRSFSTDSSLSNKLFGLVEIVFSGIGELAECGRKLGASWEEASTPFIRFHEDIAITHIGVLEIPMQIMGQMVTVGGVHGVCTRTEFRRRGYYREVMEEALEYCDKRYETLVLTTPNPEFYTPFGFRKLEEYVFKVRWDSRSSRDGFRILNFDNDKDLKLLHRLLETRTPVSNIVGVVKEKAVFCFNEGSRPIYYAEDLDLIACMEIKETQLHLFDIVATQIYPLKEIIDRIPQTIEDITIYFSPELLDAGDIRAFPHAFDETVLMVKGKFAAEGEKFMLPRSARC from the coding sequence ATGAATCAGTATCGTTTTAAACGCTCATTCTCTACTGACTCCAGTTTAAGTAATAAGTTGTTTGGCTTGGTTGAAATCGTATTTTCTGGAATAGGGGAATTGGCAGAATGCGGGAGAAAATTAGGTGCATCTTGGGAAGAGGCTTCGACTCCTTTTATTCGCTTCCATGAGGACATAGCTATTACCCATATAGGAGTGTTAGAAATTCCTATGCAAATTATGGGACAAATGGTGACGGTGGGGGGAGTACATGGAGTATGCACGAGGACGGAATTTCGCAGGCGCGGCTACTACCGCGAAGTGATGGAAGAGGCGCTAGAATATTGCGATAAACGCTACGAGACGCTGGTATTGACAACACCGAACCCAGAGTTTTATACGCCTTTCGGTTTTCGTAAATTAGAAGAATACGTGTTTAAAGTTAGATGGGATTCTCGGAGTAGCAGGGATGGTTTTAGAATACTGAATTTTGATAATGACAAAGATTTGAAATTGTTACACAGACTATTAGAAACTCGGACACCTGTTTCTAATATTGTTGGAGTTGTGAAAGAGAAAGCCGTATTTTGCTTCAATGAAGGAAGTCGCCCTATATACTATGCAGAAGATTTGGATTTAATCGCTTGCATGGAGATAAAAGAGACTCAACTCCACCTTTTTGATATCGTGGCAACGCAGATATACCCATTGAAAGAAATTATCGACAGAATACCCCAAACCATTGAAGACATCACGATATACTTTAGCCCTGAACTTTTGGATGCAGGAGATATCAGGGCGTTTCCCCACGCATTTGATGAGACAGTGCTAATGGTGAAGGGGAAATTTGCGGCAGAGGGAGAAAAATTTATGCTACCGCGTTCGGCGCGTTGTTGA
- a CDS encoding permease-like cell division protein FtsX yields the protein MFKFLSKLDYLLRETLLGLRRGGWMNWAAISTVTVLLFLFGMSLQASWQLERLLTQFGSQLEVSVYLDPGARVELVAPIVGKMPEVVDVKTISKEQAWESLVKELGMSEIDGATQQLEGNPLVDELKVKARTSEAVPVLAQKLGKVPGVDDVQYVDEAVQRLAQLNKGLSYVSLTITTVLTMTAVAVITTTIRLIVMARRREIEIMQLVGATTAWIYLPFILQGISFGLVGAAIAWILISTIQRTLSNLLSAQPDFIQFLANGLQLSPLQVLMLPLILLCLGGSVGLMGSLFAVRRFALR from the coding sequence GTGTTTAAATTTCTGAGCAAACTAGACTACCTGCTGCGCGAAACCCTCCTGGGATTGCGGCGTGGAGGTTGGATGAATTGGGCGGCAATCAGTACCGTTACTGTTTTGCTGTTTTTATTCGGCATGAGTTTACAGGCATCTTGGCAGCTTGAGCGTTTGCTGACTCAATTCGGCAGCCAGTTGGAAGTATCTGTATATTTAGATCCCGGAGCGCGGGTGGAACTTGTTGCCCCAATCGTGGGAAAAATGCCAGAAGTGGTCGATGTAAAAACTATTTCCAAAGAGCAAGCTTGGGAATCCTTGGTCAAAGAGCTGGGAATGTCAGAGATTGATGGTGCCACCCAGCAACTCGAAGGAAATCCTCTGGTGGATGAGCTGAAAGTCAAGGCGCGGACTTCTGAGGCAGTACCTGTCTTGGCGCAGAAGCTGGGGAAAGTGCCAGGGGTAGATGACGTGCAGTATGTCGATGAGGCGGTACAACGGCTGGCTCAGCTCAATAAAGGTTTGAGCTATGTCAGTCTTACGATCACTACTGTCCTAACGATGACCGCAGTTGCAGTAATTACCACAACGATTCGCCTGATTGTGATGGCCCGACGGCGTGAGATCGAGATTATGCAACTGGTGGGAGCAACGACCGCTTGGATTTATCTACCGTTTATATTACAAGGCATTAGCTTTGGTTTAGTTGGGGCAGCGATCGCTTGGATTCTGATTAGCACTATCCAGCGTACTTTGAGCAATTTGTTATCAGCCCAACCCGATTTTATTCAATTTCTGGCGAACGGACTGCAATTAAGTCCTCTACAAGTTTTAATGTTGCCGCTGATTTTGCTTTGTTTAGGCGGTTCAGTCGGCTTAATGGGAAGTTTGTTTGCTGTCCGCCGCTTTGCTTTGCGATAG